A region from the Brachyspira pilosicoli genome encodes:
- a CDS encoding methylated-DNA--[protein]-cysteine S-methyltransferase codes for MNIIRLENSHIDDKVFLYKSPIGNLYLTHYKDYITSISFTNNYKVCADKEPEIIKETKKQLDEYFELKRRIFDIPIAVYGSDFQYKVWIETYKIPFGETETYSNIAKKISNSSGSIFRAVGSAEGKNKIPIIIPCHRIVSKDLKLTGYAGGIEKKEYLLKLEGFKINNLKIIK; via the coding sequence GTGAATATTATAAGACTTGAAAATAGTCATATTGATGATAAAGTTTTTTTGTATAAAAGCCCTATTGGAAACTTATATTTAACTCATTATAAAGATTACATAACTTCTATTTCTTTTACAAACAACTATAAAGTATGCGCTGATAAAGAACCAGAAATTATAAAAGAAACCAAAAAACAGTTAGATGAATATTTTGAGTTAAAAAGAAGAATATTTGATATACCAATTGCAGTATACGGAAGCGATTTTCAATATAAAGTATGGATTGAGACTTATAAAATTCCTTTTGGAGAAACAGAAACATACTCCAATATAGCAAAAAAAATATCTAACAGTTCCGGCAGTATTTTTAGAGCAGTTGGAAGTGCTGAGGGAAAAAACAAAATACCAATTATAATACCATGCCACAGAATTGTTTCTAAAGATTTGAAATTAACAGGATATGCGGGCGGAATAGAAAAAAAGGAATATTTACTTAAACTTGAAGGTTTTAAGATAAATAATTTAAAAATAATAAAATGA
- a CDS encoding GNAT family N-acetyltransferase — translation MIKKSYNTSRLLLVQPNLEMANSIFDFYHRNKDFFREFDPYRPDIFYKLNTHKNIIKKEIDDTKNSRMLKFYLFKIEDRKKIIGMISFANIVKGSFLSCTVGYKLDKDETKKGYMTEALKYAIDIVFKELKLHRIEANIMPHNKPSLDLARRLGFEYEGLAKKYLKINDKWEDHIHMTILNNDI, via the coding sequence ATGATAAAAAAAAGTTATAATACAAGCAGATTACTTTTAGTGCAGCCTAATCTTGAAATGGCTAATTCTATTTTTGATTTTTATCATAGAAATAAAGATTTTTTTAGAGAGTTTGACCCTTATCGGCCTGATATATTCTATAAACTTAATACACATAAAAATATTATAAAAAAAGAAATAGATGATACAAAAAATTCAAGAATGCTTAAATTTTATCTATTCAAAATAGAAGACAGAAAAAAAATAATAGGAATGATTAGTTTCGCAAATATAGTAAAGGGCTCTTTTTTATCTTGCACTGTTGGATATAAATTGGATAAAGATGAAACAAAAAAAGGATATATGACAGAAGCATTAAAATATGCAATAGATATAGTATTTAAAGAATTAAAACTTCACAGAATAGAAGCAAATATTATGCCGCACAACAAACCATCATTAGATTTAGCAAGAAGATTAGGTTTTGAATATGAAGGACTCGCAAAAAAATATTTAAAAATCAATGATAAATGGGAAGACCATATACACATGACTATATTAAATAATGATATTTAA
- a CDS encoding GDSL-type esterase/lipase family protein, which translates to MKIVCLGDSTTYGYMVNRKQVWTSVLNTKFEDYNIQFINKGINGDTISGMYLRFNNDVINEKPNTLILMGGVNDIFLFKPLENIKQSFVDIINESKKNNIDIITFTPIPFIKEDFTFFEVSSLEEMSDILMEYVNFINSYTKENDVKCIDVYNMFINEILKEHKYYDLYFDGVHLNSEGHNIFASYIFERLKEYVK; encoded by the coding sequence ATGAAAATAGTTTGCCTTGGAGATAGCACAACTTATGGCTATATGGTTAATAGAAAACAGGTTTGGACTTCTGTATTAAATACAAAATTTGAAGACTATAATATACAGTTTATAAACAAAGGCATAAACGGAGATACCATTTCTGGCATGTATTTACGTTTTAATAATGATGTTATTAATGAAAAGCCTAATACTCTAATACTTATGGGCGGAGTAAATGATATATTTCTTTTTAAGCCTTTAGAAAATATAAAACAAAGCTTTGTTGATATAATAAATGAATCTAAGAAAAACAATATAGACATAATAACATTTACCCCTATACCTTTTATAAAAGAAGATTTTACATTTTTTGAAGTCAGCAGCTTAGAGGAGATGTCAGATATATTAATGGAGTATGTTAATTTTATTAATTCATACACAAAAGAAAATGATGTAAAATGTATTGATGTTTATAATATGTTTATAAATGAAATATTGAAAGAGCATAAATATTATGATTTGTATTTTGACGGCGTTCATCTAAATAGCGAGGGGCATAATATTTTTGCATCTTATATATTTGAGAGATTAAAAGAGTATGTAAAGTAA
- a CDS encoding class I SAM-dependent RNA methyltransferase produces the protein MKVKIIDTAYGGYGVAKDGKIIFVAHSVEGDIVDISIKKENKNFCYANINNIIEPSKHRIKPKCKYAGICGGCVFNHIEYNKQLEIKKSIVLNSIRNIEYNNNINIIKSHNEHYRLRVNMIAQNGNIGFYKFNTNEFVNIDECIILKEKLFDKIKNFSKNNNITGNIYAIESNNCKTLSFADILKQNKNIDTSYFDGITIKQKKKLKTYGIDKTNYNTCFGEVPLSHKSFFQSNHYLLDEFQKNAVKYFNEYDKNIVELYAGSGFFTVAIRNKLESLNIDYKLISSEISSDSVNIAKDIIKEDASDTLKKINYNIDALFVDPPRDGLDKKVIENIIRIKPKKIIYISCNPMTFARDVNLLKEYYQLIDLNIIDMFPDTYHIELISCLKLIIK, from the coding sequence ATGAAAGTAAAAATAATAGATACAGCTTATGGCGGATATGGCGTTGCTAAAGATGGAAAAATTATATTTGTAGCACATTCTGTTGAAGGCGATATAGTTGATATATCCATAAAAAAAGAAAATAAAAACTTTTGCTATGCTAATATAAACAATATTATAGAGCCTTCAAAGCATAGAATAAAACCAAAATGTAAATATGCAGGTATTTGCGGCGGATGTGTGTTTAATCATATTGAATATAATAAACAATTAGAAATAAAAAAAAGTATAGTATTAAACTCTATAAGAAACATTGAATATAATAATAATATAAATATAATAAAATCACATAATGAACATTACAGACTCCGTGTAAACATGATAGCTCAAAACGGCAATATTGGCTTTTATAAATTCAATACTAATGAGTTTGTGAATATAGATGAATGCATAATATTAAAAGAAAAACTCTTTGATAAAATAAAAAATTTTTCCAAGAATAACAATATAACAGGAAACATTTATGCTATAGAAAGTAATAATTGCAAAACACTATCATTTGCTGACATTCTAAAACAAAATAAAAATATAGATACAAGCTATTTTGACGGAATAACTATAAAACAAAAAAAGAAATTAAAAACTTATGGCATAGATAAAACAAATTACAATACATGTTTTGGAGAGGTACCATTATCACATAAAAGCTTTTTTCAATCCAATCACTATTTATTAGACGAGTTTCAGAAGAATGCAGTTAAATACTTTAATGAATATGACAAAAACATAGTTGAGCTTTATGCTGGAAGCGGATTTTTCACTGTTGCAATTAGAAACAAATTAGAAAGTTTAAATATTGATTACAAATTAATATCTTCAGAAATAAGCTCTGACTCTGTAAATATTGCAAAAGATATTATAAAAGAAGATGCAAGCGATACTCTAAAAAAAATAAATTATAATATAGATGCCTTATTTGTTGATCCTCCGCGTGACGGATTAGATAAAAAAGTGATAGAAAATATTATTAGAATAAAACCCAAAAAAATTATATATATTTCTTGCAACCCTATGACATTTGCAAGAGATGTTAATTTATTAAAAGAATATTATCAATTAATAGATTTAAATATCATAGATATGTTTCCAGATACTTATCATATAGAACTTATTTCTTGTTTAAAACTAATAATAAAATAA